The following coding sequences lie in one Changpingibacter yushuensis genomic window:
- a CDS encoding LacI family DNA-binding transcriptional regulator, whose product MKVTLRDVARQAGVSNATASKALNSRGDVAEDTRDRVLRAARTLGYGTRIASNSILERSVINVLIDAMDPYYGVEVLRGLIAEGQKQGVDVIPHIETAETSVSSMDEWERLHLTSRTIGIVIVVLRSGSPIHEVARRRGLPVIVIDPYSMEKQGDISISSTNWQGGRDATTMLIELGHRRIGVIAGPSHFVPGVERLYGYRTALDDHAISWDQSLVVEGSYTFGSGFDAAEKLLDLASPPTAIFALSDRMALGAIRALETRGKKVPRDISIVGFDNSPGSELVTPALTTVGQPLASMGRVAVSTIQSLREGTRLHTHTFQLATTLIERASCAPPRYAEAM is encoded by the coding sequence GTGAAGGTAACCTTGAGAGATGTGGCCCGCCAGGCGGGAGTCTCAAACGCAACAGCATCAAAGGCGCTCAACAGCCGCGGCGACGTGGCTGAAGACACCCGCGACAGGGTTCTCAGAGCTGCCCGCACACTGGGGTACGGCACGAGAATCGCATCAAACTCAATTCTCGAGCGCTCGGTCATCAACGTTCTCATTGATGCAATGGACCCTTACTATGGCGTGGAAGTCCTTCGTGGACTGATAGCTGAAGGTCAGAAGCAAGGTGTGGACGTTATTCCACACATCGAAACTGCCGAAACCAGCGTTTCCTCGATGGACGAATGGGAACGCCTGCATCTGACCAGCCGCACTATTGGGATTGTCATCGTGGTATTGCGGTCAGGTAGCCCAATCCATGAAGTTGCGCGGCGCCGTGGCCTGCCTGTCATCGTGATCGACCCTTACTCCATGGAGAAACAAGGTGATATCAGCATCAGCTCCACGAACTGGCAGGGAGGCCGCGATGCTACCACTATGCTCATCGAACTTGGACACCGGCGAATTGGCGTGATTGCTGGACCTTCACACTTCGTACCTGGCGTGGAAAGGCTGTATGGCTATCGCACGGCCCTTGACGACCATGCCATCTCATGGGACCAATCATTGGTGGTTGAGGGCTCCTACACGTTTGGGTCGGGATTTGACGCTGCCGAGAAGTTGCTGGATCTCGCCTCCCCACCCACAGCCATCTTCGCGCTCAGCGACCGCATGGCGCTCGGCGCCATCCGGGCACTGGAGACGCGGGGGAAGAAGGTCCCTCGCGACATTTCAATTGTCGGTTTCGATAACTCGCCCGGTTCCGAACTGGTCACTCCCGCTCTCACAACGGTCGGCCAACCTTTGGCATCGATGGGCCGGGTCGCAGTATCAACTATCCAGAGTCTGCGCGAAGGTACACGGCTCCACACTCACACATTCCAGCTGGCGACCACCCTCATTGAGCGGGCGTCATGCGCTCCCCCGCGGTACGCCGAGGCAATGTGA
- a CDS encoding immunoglobulin-like domain-containing protein, whose product MSLPLALSAALRRGIVVSLLASSFAATSVVAAEAEPVTDSLIGASNTVWRYSDNYTDLVQTIGSDESSRNFTWYTKVDTEQVLQYAPAISGISFPAGQTTTVAATGEETTSGEYNRRATVENLAENSTYVYRVGSEEGGWSDIHRITTRSFTGDYSFLFFGDPQVGASGNLTSDEAGWNDTIDVALETYPDSELIFSSGDQVNTASNEAEYATYLSPSAMANLPSVPVTGNHDVGSKAFEQHYTVPNLDPEAGKMSSSTASGGDYWFEYKDVLYVVLNSNSSDYASHIDFMTNVVKEHGADATWKVLAFHHSIYSVASHVSSDQVKDLRATLPETISDLGFDLVLQGHDHSYTRTYLIKDGKLADASEVPGQSEVTAGKGEVLYITANSASGSKYYEVKDPSAWYGSVINQEKVRNYTSIEVTDTSITIRTLRSQAFGDKKPVNSVVDKVTLKREDVTAPTLTVPENSVITEGDSFDPMLGISANDDVDGDLAGSVTIRGSVDTTTPDEYTLTYRVHDSAGNTAEAVRAVAVHARAASTTQPTMPATDASKVTADGKLSDTGDSATAMFVAASVLLLLGGSVLIGFRHGRKDA is encoded by the coding sequence ATGTCCTTGCCTCTAGCATTATCTGCTGCGCTCCGGCGTGGCATCGTCGTATCGCTGCTCGCCAGCAGCTTCGCTGCCACCAGCGTTGTGGCAGCGGAAGCCGAGCCTGTGACGGATTCTCTCATCGGCGCCTCGAATACCGTGTGGCGTTATTCGGACAACTACACAGATCTAGTCCAGACGATCGGCTCGGACGAATCCAGCAGGAACTTCACGTGGTACACCAAGGTGGACACCGAGCAGGTACTCCAATACGCGCCAGCTATCTCTGGCATATCGTTCCCGGCTGGGCAGACCACCACTGTGGCGGCCACCGGTGAGGAGACCACAAGTGGCGAATACAACCGCCGCGCCACAGTTGAGAATCTCGCAGAGAACTCAACCTACGTGTATCGAGTGGGATCAGAGGAAGGCGGCTGGTCCGATATCCACAGGATCACTACGCGAAGCTTCACGGGAGACTATAGCTTCCTGTTCTTCGGTGATCCTCAGGTGGGAGCTTCCGGCAACCTGACCTCCGATGAGGCCGGTTGGAATGACACGATTGACGTGGCGTTGGAGACCTACCCTGACTCCGAACTCATCTTCTCATCAGGCGATCAGGTGAACACAGCCTCGAATGAAGCCGAATACGCCACCTACCTCTCTCCTTCAGCGATGGCCAACCTTCCTTCGGTTCCGGTCACCGGAAACCACGACGTAGGTTCGAAAGCTTTTGAGCAGCACTACACCGTGCCAAATCTTGACCCCGAAGCAGGAAAGATGAGTTCTTCGACCGCTTCCGGTGGGGATTACTGGTTCGAGTACAAAGATGTTCTTTACGTAGTGCTTAACTCAAACAGCAGTGATTACGCCTCGCACATCGACTTCATGACCAACGTTGTGAAAGAACACGGCGCGGATGCCACATGGAAAGTACTCGCCTTCCACCACTCGATCTACTCCGTCGCTTCCCATGTGTCCAGTGATCAGGTCAAGGATTTGCGCGCTACCCTTCCAGAAACCATCTCCGATCTGGGATTCGATCTTGTGCTTCAAGGGCATGACCACAGTTACACGCGTACCTACCTCATCAAGGATGGCAAGCTCGCTGACGCCTCCGAAGTTCCAGGCCAGAGCGAAGTTACCGCGGGGAAGGGTGAGGTCCTCTACATCACCGCTAACTCCGCATCTGGTTCGAAGTACTACGAGGTCAAAGATCCATCTGCTTGGTATGGCTCAGTCATCAACCAAGAGAAGGTTCGCAACTACACCAGTATCGAAGTAACCGATACATCCATCACCATCCGGACACTCCGCTCTCAGGCGTTCGGCGACAAGAAGCCCGTGAACAGCGTGGTGGACAAGGTGACCCTCAAACGTGAGGATGTCACGGCTCCAACACTAACCGTTCCGGAAAACTCCGTCATTACTGAGGGCGATTCATTCGACCCGATGTTAGGTATTTCGGCCAACGACGACGTCGACGGCGACCTCGCAGGTTCAGTCACGATCCGCGGATCGGTTGATACGACGACGCCGGACGAGTACACCTTGACCTACCGCGTCCACGACTCAGCCGGGAACACCGCTGAGGCGGTCCGGGCAGTCGCAGTCCACGCACGCGCCGCGTCAACCACGCAACCCACCATGCCGGCCACGGATGCCTCAAAGGTGACAGCCGACGGAAAGCTCTCCGATACCGGAGATTCCGCAACCGCAATGTTCGTGGCTGCAAGTGTGCTGCTCCTGCTGGGCGGTTCGGTGCTGATTGGCTTTAGGCATGGCCGTAAGGATGCTTAG
- a CDS encoding family 43 glycosylhydrolase, which produces MKRRSLAALTAMACAVAGLIPMGGALAASADEPPAPTRTITSDGNPIIRDGSLYTADAAMLADDGKLYVYAGQDGASPTYGGFDMSEYAVLATDAVAGGKWEVWEGNLNPGEVFDWATGNAAYAGQTVKGIDGRYYWYVPIENKDASLPNRMSIGVAVSDNPVGPWSDAIGEPLVTWRDVFGTSTSGQEVIDPHVMIDDDGTVYLYWGSWYTARVVELEQDMVTLKGDIQQMTGLTNFFEAPWVTKKDGLYYLLYDWKSGGSDCTPSNYQACIAYATSSSPKGPWQYQGVIVGGTSATTMHPALVEFDGEWYVSYQTKDAEGGGHFRRSVAIDKVEWDGSKILPVTPTRADDPAWRLTNNVAPEASVSASFTEQPPMRLAALNDGRAPAALLPPDQWGNYRGTTNTVARDWVMYEWDEPVAIDSMGLMFHQDSNWIRPPESWGLQYLGTDGNWHDVATKTTPTNTNTWLHVDLAEPVVASALRMTLEGRAEGAYYHSVSISEWEVYAVDDAVPALTQVSTSIGVAPALPAAVRLTSASGSVWAPVNWRSVDPASYAQAGEFTVEGRVLGYASEYVHLPVVVSTNGSTEPSEDTSAPVANIALVGSHGADDWYSSSVTAQVRGDDDADYGLTISAKLDEGAWTTESNVRKVEIAVDTEGEHTVSGKAADKAGNESEMVTRTFKIDSTAPVVTTDLQDRSVIVEATDALSGISSFRYRFGAGAWVSGSLNEPILPPDGLPNTLYFSVTDKAGNAATGSVAVPLDPTAELSGNIAPLATASASYTAGWNSVTGLNDGTLEPLVLSDSGRGAEWGTWPKVGEITAQLTWDFEVSVGTVGIWWFADSQDSDNAGMIPPKSWVLQYLDGNDWKDVKLTSGDYGRVRDEFNTVEFEAVKTTALRMVMQSWGSQEAGGSPGIWEWHVLSGEPEPTPTTEPTIEPTPTTEPTIEPTTEPTAGPSGVVPVVDGSVGVNVFFQDSLVRTVTEFAAKIASADEVLSGDFDGDGVDTLVLRTGRTYTFLDANRSGASSYSIVYGPAGSIPVVGDFNGDGSDDVAVKAASSNRFYVRFSVDGRVRGGSADLSVAYGKASDTPLAGDWDGDGVAGLGVQRGSRFLVKQVACGGSADVVFTFGRVSDRAVVGDFDGDGADSVSVVRGTRVFVNDRLAGGSRPGFVFGRSSDQLVAGDWFGSGSDTLAAYRK; this is translated from the coding sequence ATGAAAAGAAGAAGCCTTGCGGCACTGACCGCAATGGCGTGTGCGGTGGCGGGCTTGATTCCTATGGGAGGTGCGCTCGCGGCCAGTGCCGATGAGCCACCGGCTCCCACCCGCACGATCACGTCCGATGGAAACCCGATTATCCGCGATGGTTCGCTGTATACAGCTGATGCGGCGATGCTGGCGGATGATGGAAAGCTCTACGTGTATGCCGGTCAAGATGGAGCCAGCCCAACCTACGGCGGTTTCGATATGTCCGAATATGCCGTTCTTGCCACCGACGCCGTCGCGGGAGGCAAATGGGAGGTCTGGGAAGGCAACCTCAATCCCGGCGAAGTATTTGATTGGGCTACCGGCAATGCCGCTTATGCTGGCCAAACCGTCAAGGGGATCGACGGGCGCTACTACTGGTACGTTCCGATCGAGAACAAAGATGCCTCATTGCCAAACCGTATGTCTATTGGCGTTGCAGTCTCTGATAATCCTGTGGGTCCGTGGAGCGACGCCATCGGGGAACCTCTTGTGACGTGGAGAGATGTGTTCGGTACGTCTACGAGTGGCCAAGAAGTCATCGATCCTCACGTGATGATCGACGACGACGGCACGGTATATCTGTATTGGGGCTCGTGGTACACAGCACGAGTGGTGGAACTCGAGCAGGACATGGTGACGTTAAAGGGCGATATCCAGCAGATGACAGGGCTGACGAACTTCTTTGAGGCACCATGGGTGACGAAGAAGGATGGCCTCTACTACCTTCTCTATGACTGGAAGAGTGGTGGATCCGACTGCACTCCATCGAATTACCAAGCGTGTATCGCTTATGCGACTTCGAGTTCACCAAAGGGGCCGTGGCAGTATCAGGGAGTAATTGTTGGCGGAACGTCGGCCACTACGATGCACCCTGCTCTTGTTGAGTTTGACGGCGAATGGTACGTCAGCTATCAAACGAAAGATGCCGAAGGTGGTGGGCATTTCCGCAGATCGGTTGCGATTGACAAGGTGGAGTGGGACGGATCCAAGATTCTGCCTGTGACCCCGACCCGGGCTGACGACCCGGCGTGGCGGCTGACGAACAATGTGGCGCCGGAAGCATCGGTTTCGGCCTCATTCACGGAACAACCTCCGATGCGGTTGGCTGCCCTGAATGACGGGCGGGCGCCTGCCGCGTTGCTTCCGCCGGATCAGTGGGGCAATTACCGCGGTACAACCAACACGGTGGCACGTGACTGGGTCATGTATGAGTGGGATGAACCGGTAGCTATCGACTCCATGGGACTGATGTTCCATCAGGATTCGAACTGGATTAGGCCGCCGGAGTCATGGGGCCTCCAATACCTGGGGACTGATGGAAACTGGCACGACGTCGCCACAAAGACGACGCCCACTAACACCAACACATGGTTACATGTGGACCTAGCAGAACCTGTGGTTGCAAGTGCCCTGCGGATGACCCTTGAGGGAAGGGCAGAGGGAGCTTACTACCATTCTGTTTCTATATCTGAATGGGAAGTATATGCAGTAGACGATGCGGTTCCTGCACTTACCCAAGTGTCAACGTCCATAGGTGTGGCGCCAGCGCTACCAGCTGCAGTACGGCTGACGTCTGCCTCTGGTTCCGTGTGGGCACCGGTTAATTGGCGGAGCGTCGATCCCGCCAGCTATGCCCAGGCCGGCGAGTTTACCGTAGAAGGTCGTGTGCTTGGATATGCCTCCGAGTATGTACATCTTCCGGTGGTTGTCTCTACGAACGGCTCCACAGAACCTAGCGAAGATACTAGTGCACCCGTGGCAAACATCGCTCTGGTGGGTTCGCACGGCGCAGATGATTGGTATTCCTCTAGCGTGACGGCGCAAGTCCGCGGCGACGACGACGCCGATTACGGCCTTACTATCTCCGCGAAGCTGGACGAGGGTGCGTGGACTACTGAGAGCAACGTGCGAAAGGTGGAGATCGCCGTCGACACAGAGGGTGAACACACCGTCTCAGGAAAAGCCGCAGACAAGGCAGGCAACGAGAGTGAGATGGTGACTCGTACGTTCAAGATCGACTCAACAGCTCCCGTGGTTACAACTGACCTGCAGGATCGGTCAGTAATCGTTGAGGCAACTGATGCATTATCCGGGATCAGCAGTTTCAGGTACAGGTTTGGCGCGGGTGCATGGGTATCCGGTTCATTGAACGAACCAATCTTGCCACCGGACGGGCTACCCAACACGCTCTACTTCAGCGTCACGGACAAAGCCGGGAATGCAGCAACAGGTAGCGTGGCGGTACCTCTAGACCCAACCGCCGAGCTCAGTGGAAACATCGCGCCGCTTGCGACTGCCTCGGCTTCCTACACGGCTGGGTGGAACAGCGTGACCGGACTCAATGACGGCACGCTTGAGCCGTTGGTACTTAGCGACTCCGGCCGAGGAGCTGAATGGGGTACGTGGCCGAAGGTCGGTGAGATAACTGCTCAGCTCACGTGGGACTTCGAGGTCTCGGTGGGAACTGTGGGGATCTGGTGGTTTGCCGATTCCCAAGACTCTGACAATGCGGGAATGATTCCTCCCAAATCGTGGGTGTTGCAGTACCTCGACGGTAATGATTGGAAGGATGTGAAACTCACTTCGGGCGACTACGGCCGAGTTCGGGATGAGTTCAACACTGTTGAATTTGAGGCAGTGAAGACCACCGCGCTGCGCATGGTGATGCAGTCATGGGGTTCTCAGGAGGCCGGAGGATCTCCGGGAATTTGGGAATGGCACGTGTTGTCGGGTGAGCCTGAGCCGACGCCGACGACGGAACCAACAATTGAGCCGACGCCGACGACGGAACCAACAATTGAGCCGACGACGGAACCGACTGCTGGGCCGTCTGGTGTGGTTCCTGTGGTGGATGGTTCTGTGGGTGTGAATGTGTTTTTCCAGGATTCGTTGGTTCGGACTGTGACGGAGTTTGCCGCGAAGATTGCCTCTGCTGATGAGGTGTTGTCGGGTGATTTTGATGGGGATGGGGTAGATACTCTGGTTCTTCGTACTGGTCGCACGTATACGTTCTTGGATGCGAACCGGTCGGGTGCGTCCAGTTATTCGATTGTGTATGGTCCGGCGGGCAGCATCCCTGTTGTGGGTGACTTTAATGGGGATGGGTCTGATGATGTGGCGGTCAAGGCTGCCTCGTCGAACAGGTTCTATGTGCGCTTCAGCGTGGATGGTCGTGTGCGTGGTGGGTCTGCTGATCTGAGTGTGGCCTACGGCAAGGCGTCTGATACTCCGCTTGCCGGTGATTGGGATGGTGATGGTGTTGCAGGCCTGGGTGTGCAGCGTGGGTCGCGGTTCTTGGTGAAGCAGGTTGCTTGTGGTGGGTCTGCTGATGTGGTGTTTACGTTTGGTCGGGTGTCGGATCGTGCGGTTGTGGGTGATTTTGATGGTGATGGGGCTGATTCGGTTTCGGTTGTTCGTGGGACGCGTGTGTTTGTGAATGATCGGTTGGCTGGTGGGTCTCGTCCAGGCTTTGTGTTTGGGCGTTCTTCTGATCAGCTTGTTGCTGGTGACTGGTTTGGTTCTGGTAGTGACACGTTAGCCGCCTACCGCAAGTAA